The Pseudomonas benzenivorans region AGACTTATTGCTGGGCATGGGCGCCCTGGGTGTCGCCGCGCTCGGCCTGCACACCGCAGGCCGCACCAGGACCGGCGACCGGCGCCTGCCCAATACCCTGCTGCAGACCCACACGGGCCAGACGGTGCGTTTCTACGACGACCTGGTGCGCGACAAGGTAGTCGCCATCAACATGATGTACGTCGCCTGCACCGGTATCTGCCCCACCGCCACGGCCAACCTGCGCCAGGTGTACAGGCTGCTGGGCGAGCGGGTCGGGCGCGACGTGTTTCTCTACTCGCTGAGCCTGCAGCCGGAACTGGACAGTCCGGAGGTGCTCAGGGACTACGCCGCGCAGCAAGGCATAGGCCCCGGCTGGCTGTTGCTCACCGGCGCCCCCGAGGAGCTCGAGCAGCTACGCTACAGCCTCGGCTTCTACGACCCCGACCCGCTGCTCGACGCCGACAAGAACAACCACACCGGCATGCTGCGCATCGGCAACGACCGCTACCGGCGCTGGACCATGGCCGCCGCCCTGGCCAGCCCGCGGCAGATATTGGGCACCATCGAGCATGTCGAGGCCTAGCCGGCGCGTTACCCACAGCGGCGGTGGATAGCGCTGTGGACAGCCTCTGGACAAGCTGTAGCGACAGGCCTGCGGGCCAGGCGCCGCAAGGGTTCCCGCAATCTGGTCATTTATTGAGCCAATTCAACGAGATAGCTCGGCAGTTAGACACAGTATCTGTGCATCGCCCTGTGGATAAGCTGTGCCCTCGGCGGCGCAGGCCAGGGCCGACCGGGCCTGCGGCCCGCCGCTCGTTTTTCGTACAGCGCCGCGCCGCGGCGGCCAGAAAAGACAACGCCCCGTTTCCGGGGCGTTGTAGGTTGCGGAGCAGCGCGCTGGCTTAGTGGTCGATCGCGGCACCGGCACCACGGGGGATGCGGATGTCCTCGATGATGTGCTGGATGTGCTCCGGCGGCGCCGAGGTCAGCTTGGCCACGATGATCGACACCACGAAGTTGAAGATCATGCCCAGGGTACCGATGCCCTCGGGGGAGATGCCGAACCACCACTCGTTCGGGCCCGCGCTCGGGTTGATGAACTTGTAGTAGACGATGTAGCTGAAGGTGAAGGCCAGGCCCACCACCATGCCGGCGATCGCCCCTTCCTTGTTCATCTTCTTGGAGAAGATGCCCATGACGATGGCCGGGAAGAACGAGGCCGCCGCCAGGCCGAAGGCGAACGCCACCACCTGCGCCACGAAGGCCGGCGGGTAGATGCCGAACAGGCCGGCCACCACCACCGCCACACCGGCGGCGATACGGGCGGCGAGCAGCTCACCCTTCTCGCTGATGTTCGGCATGATGTTGCTCTTGAGCAGGTCGTGGGAAATCGAGGTGGAGATCACCAGCAGCAGGCCGGCGGCGGTGGACAGCGCGGCGGCCAGGCCACCGGCGGCGATCAGGGCGATCACCCAGCCCGGCAGGTTGGCGATTTCCGGGTTGGCCAGGACCATGATGTCGCGGTCCACGTACAGCTCGGTGGCCGCCTCGGTCGGGGCGTTGGTCACCAGACGCTGGCCATGCTCGCCACGCTCCTCGGCGAAGCTCGGGTTGCCGACGAAGGGTGCGCCCGGGCCGTACTGGATCTTGCCGTCGCCGTTCTTGTCCAGCCAGGCGATCAGACCGGATTTCTCCCAGTTGCTGATCCACTGCGGCGCCTCTTCGTAGCTGATCCCCGGAATGGTGGTCAGCAGGTTGGTGCGGGCGAACGCGGCCACGGCCGGGGCGGTGGTGTAGAGGATGGCGATGAACAGCAGCGCATAACCGGCCGACTTGCGCGCATCGCGCACGGTCGGAGTGGTGAAGAAGCGCACGATCACGTGGGGCAGGCCGGCGGTGCCGACCATCAGCGCCATGGTGATGAAGAACACGTCGATGGTCGACTTGCTGCCGTCGGTGTAGGTGCCGAAGCCCAGCTCGGTGCCCAGGCCGTTGAGGCGCTCGAGCACGGACTGGCCGGTGCCCACCACCTCGCTGCCGAAGCCCAGCTGCGGGATGGGGTTGCCGGTGATCAGCATGGAGATGTAAATCGCCGGCACCATGTAGGCGAAGATCATCACGCAGTACTGCGCCACCTGGGTGTAGGTGATGCCCTTCATGCCGCCGAGCACGGAATAGAAGAACACGATGCACATGCCGATGATCACGCCGGTGTTGATGTCCACTTCCAGGTAGCGGGAGAAGACGATGCCGACGCCGCGCATCTGCCCGGCCACGTAGGTGAAGGAGATGAAGATCACGCACACCACCGCCACCAGGCGCGCGGTCTGCGAGTAGTAGCGCTCGCCGATGAAGTCCGGCACGGTGAACTTGCCGAACTTGCGCAGGTAGGGCGCCAGGCACATGGCCAGGAGCACATAGCCGCCGGTCCAGCCCATCAGGTAGACGCTGCCGTCGAGACCGACGAAGGAGATGATCCCGGCCATGGAGATGAACGAGGCCGCGCTCATCCAGTCGGCGCCGGTGGCCATGCCGTTGAGCACCGGGTGCACGCCCTTGCTGGCGACGTAGTACTCGCTGGTGGAGCCGGCACGGGTCCACAGGGCGATGCCGATGTACAGCGCGAAGGTCGCGCCGACGAACAGGTAGATCAGGGTTTGGGTATCCATGTTCGGCGCCTTCAGTCTTCGTGGACGTCGTGTTTGCGGTCGTACTGATTCATCTTCCACACGTAGAAGAAGATCATCGCCACGAACACGTAGATGGAACCCTGCTGGGCGAACCAGAAGCCCAGGGGAAAGCCGAAGAACTGGATCTGGTTGAGCTGCTCGACGAACAGGATCCCGCAGCCGAACGACACCGTGAACCAGATGGCCAGCAGTATCAGCATCAACCGCAGGTTGTCCTTCCAGTAGGCCGTCGCGGCCTCTTGCTTGCTAGCGGACATGAGGGACTCCTCGAGGGTTTTTGTTGTTTTGACACTTGCAACTTAGCAGCCCCCTGGGCAAACGGCTGTGAGACTTTGGTCGAGTGCGGCGGCGCCCAGGCCCACGCCAGGCGGCGCCTGGGGCCTTGCGCCCCTTCCCCGGCGAGGCCGTTCGACCAAAGTCGCATGCGCCGCCGCGAGGCGGTTAGGCGGCTAGTGCTGGCGCCGGGGCACTGCTACTCTGCCGACAACCCCGATCGAGGAGTGCCCATGTCCAGCCCCAGCATGACCCTGCTCTACTCACCCGCCTCGCCCTTCGTGCGCAAGGCCCTGGTGCTGCTGCACGAGACCGGCCAGCTCGACCGGGTCGCCCTGCAGGAGGTGCAACTGAGCCCGACCGCCCCCAGCGCGGCGGTCAACGCGCAGAACCCGGCCGGCAAGATCCCCGCCCTGCGCCTGGCCGACGGCAACGTGCTGGTCGACAGCCGGGTGATCCTCGAATACCTCGACCAGCAGCATGTCGGCGAGCCGCTGATCCCCCCCGGCGGCAGCGCCCGCTGGCGCCGCCTGAGCCTGGCCGCGCTGGCCGATGCCATCCTCGACGCCGCGGTGCTGATGCGCTACGAGACCTTCCTGCGCCCGGCGGACAAGCGCTGGCCCGAGTGGCTGGACGGTCAGCGGGCGAAGATCGAGCAGAGCCTGCAGCACTTCGAGAACGAGGCGATCGCCGAGTTGAGCAGCCGCTTCGACATCGCCGCCATCGGCCTGGCCTGCGCCATCGGCTACCTGGACCTGCGCCAGCCCGAACTGGGCTGGCGCCAGCGCTGCCCGCAGCTGGCGGCCTGGTATGCCGAGGTCAGCCGGCGGCCGTCGTTGCAGGCGACTCAGCCGAAGTAGCCGAAGACAACCAGCCCCTCGCGCGGCAATAACAGCAGGGCGCCCTCGTCCTTCTGGCTGTAGTAGCCCCCCGCCTCCTGGCTGGCCCTGCTGATTCGCGCCGTCAGTTCGTCATCGGCATCGGCGCACTGCAGCCCAAGCATAATGGGCGAAAGCCCCTCCGCAGCGCCCTTGGCCGGCGTGGTCTGCCAGGCCTGGTAGTGGTAGTAGTCCCTTTCCGGGTAGCCGCGCGCCTGGCGCGCCTCCTGCAGCGCCGCAAGGCCCTCGCGCTGCAGGCGCACACGCATGGCGGACGACAGGCGCAACACCGCCACACCACAGCCCTCGCGAATACCACTCTCGCCGCCGATCAGTACCACGCCCTCCACCTCCAGCTGCGCCGGCAACGCATCGATTGCCTGGCCACGCTCGGCCAGCTTGAACCCCAGGTAGAACAGCAGCAGCAACCACAGCCAGAGCATGAGCGCGCGGTACAGCAGCCTGCCGATCAGCCACAGCCCAGCCGTCACTTGATTCATGTCGGCCATCCGTAGCGGTAGAACAGCCAGACCAGCGCCAGCACAGCGGCGCCCAGAGAGGCGCCCTGGCACCAACGGGCTCCGCAAGGCTCAATCGGGCGCCACAGGTGAGGTGCCTGCAGAGCCAGGCCCAGTGCGGCCAGCGGCGTGAAGAAGGCATTGAACGGCCAGGACGGCATCAGCAAGCCCAGCAGCACGGCCAGCAGATAAGCCAGGGTGCTACCGGCCATCAGTCCCGCCATGAAGTGCCACGCCGCACGCGGTTTCAGCGACATGGCGGGCTCTCCCTCCGCGGTGCCCGCGCGGGCTTGCCGTCCGGCATGAACAAGCGGGCGATGCGCCGCGCCAGCAGATGCCCCAGGCGCGCCTCCTCGCGCAAGCCGACATGACCGCTCATGCCCGGTACCACAGGCGCATGAAGCCCAGCGCCAGCAGCATGCCGACCTGGCCCAGGGCCGCGCAGAGCGCCAGAAAGGACTGTACCGAGGGGTTGCGCGGGGCGTCCGCCACCCCGCTCAAGCCGACCCAGAACGGCTCGGGCAGCACGGCCAGGCTCAGTTGCGCCAGCGGCTTGCCGGTGAACAGCAGGCCGTCGATCAGGCCGAACTGGCCGCAGAACATCAGGCCGATCAACAGCAGCGCGGCGACCACCACGCCGAGGGCGAGGCAGGCGGAAAATTGCAGGAACAGGCGCATCGTCAGGGTCTCCCGAGAGGGCGCGGCCAGGGCCGCGCCGAACATGGATCAAAGGGTGCTGGCCGGCGCGCTGGCGCCGCTCTTGCCGACGCCATACCAGTCCAGGTTGCGGGTCAGCACCATGACGCAACCGAGTACCCCGAACACCAGCAGCGAGCCCATCAGCAGGGCGTAGTCCTCGGCGCTGAGCAGGCCGTAGAGCAGCCCGTACAAGGCGGCCAGGAGCAGGCCGAAGGCGCCGCCGCGCAACCGGCCGTGCAGCACGTGGCTGACATAGAAGGCGTTCAGCGCCACGCAGGCCGAGGCCGAGAGGCCATAGGCCAGGGCGAAGCCCAGGTGCTCGGACAGCGACAGCAACAGCAGGTAGAACAGCGCCAGGGACAGGCCGACCAGGGCGTACTGCAGCGGGTGCACGGCCAGGCGCTTGAGCACCTCGAAGAGGAAGAACACGGCGAAGGTCAGGCTGATGAACAGCAGGGCGTACTTGATCGCCCGGTCGCTCTTCAGGTACTGGTCCACCGGGTCGACGAAGCTGACCCCGAAGCGCCGGCCGAACAGTTCCTGGCAATTGTCCTTGCGCACGCAGGCCTGCAGGCTCTGCTCCAGGTTGGTGGCGAAGAAGCTGGTCTGCCACTGCGCCGTGAAACCCTGGTCGCTCACCTCGCGCTGGTTCGGCAGGTACTCGCCGACGAAGCTCGGGTGTGGCCAGTCGGCCTGCAGCCTGACCCGGCTGTCGCGCCCGACCGGCACCACGCTGAGCTGCTCGGTGCCCTGCAGCTTGAGGTCGAAGGCGAACTCCAGGCGCTGCCCGCCCTGGCTGTCCAGTGCCGGCAACGGCACATGCACCCCGGCGCCGAGGCGCTCGTCGCCGCTGCCCGGCTGGAAATCCAGGCTGGCGCCGTTCAGGCGCAACTGCAGGGCGTTGCCGATGCCGCGGATATCGCTGATGCCCACCGCCAGGAACGGCCTCTCGAACTGGTACAGGCCCAGGTCATCGCCCAGCCCCAGGCGCGCCGGCAGCTTGAACAGGCCGCTGACCTGGTTGTCGCTGTGGTACAGGCGCGCCTGGTAGATGCCGCGCGCACGCAGTTCGGTAACCACCTGGCCATTGAGCTCGAAGCGCTCCGGCAGGAAGTATAGGCGCCCGCGTACCTGACGCTCCTCCAGATAGCGCTCGCCGGTCTTGGCCTGGGTTTTCCACTCGTGCAGCACCTTGGTGTAGGGCAGCACCAGGATCGGCCCGGTGAGTTGCTGGCGATAACTGGAACTGCGGGCGATGTCCTGCAAGACGGCATCGCGCTGCAGCTGACGCTCGGAGACCAGGCCGCCGATCATCGACAGGGGGATCAGCAACAGCAGGATCAACAGGGCGATGGCGCCCAGCTTGAAGGCCAGGGGTCGGTTCATGGTACGGCTCTCCGCAATGACTAGGGTGGGGAGAGTCTGGCCAGGCCATGGGGCGGTTTTATGCCGCAACGGTGGAGATTGTGTGGAGACTCGGGGGAGGCGCCCGGCCACCGCCTGCAACCGGGCGCCTCGCGAAAACCGCGGGCGGCTACTCGCCGCGGATGTACTGCTCCAACTGCTGGATCAGGCGGGCCTGTTCGGCGATGGTCTCCTTGACCAGGTCACCGATCGACAGCAGACCGATCAACTCGCCCTCGGCCATCACCGGCAGGTGGCGCAGGTGGCGGTCGGTCATCAACTGCATGCACTCCTGGGCCGACTGGCTGGGACCGACGGTGACCACCTCGGCGGTCATGATCTCGCTGACCTGGGCGGAGAAGGCCGAACGCTCCAGCAGGGCCACCTTGCGGGCGTAATCGCGCTCGCTGACGATACCCGCCAGGCGCCCGTTCTGTAACACCACCAGGGCGCCGATGCCCTTCTCGGCCATCAGCTTGATGGCATCGAGCACCGACGTCTCGGGGCTTACGCTATAGACCGCGGCGTGCAGCTTGCTGCGGAGAATCTCGGCGACTGTCTTCATACAAGGCTTCCCGGAGTGGAGGGGTAGGCGTCGCGGCCGGCGAGCCGCAGCGACTTCAATAATAGCCAACTTGCTCGACGAAGCCGCCGCCCCCTGCCCGGGCCTGCCGTTCGCCGTCGGCGCCGGGCAGGACGGAGTGCCTGGCCAACCGGCCCGGAGACCTTGTTCGCCTCGTGCAAACCTCTGTAGTCTCGCCGCGCGGCCAGGATGCGACGCCGCAAACGCTCCGCCTCGCCATCCAGCGCCGTAGCTGGGCCATACTCCCTACTGCGACAATGTCCTGCGCCAGTGACACCCTGCCACCCTTTGCCCGGCCTTGGCCCCTATGACGAGCACCGACCCCGAGGCGCGCCACGTTAAAGACGCAGCGAGCCGCAGCGACAGCGAACAGATCATCCAGGCCCTCGACGCCGGGAAGAACAAGCGCGTGCGCAAGCTGCTGGGGCGCATGCATCCGGCCAAGGTCGCCGCCATGCTCGAACTGCTCGAGGTCGAGCAGCGCCTGGCGCTGTGGCAGCAGATCGACCCGGCGCGCGAGGGACGCGTCCTGCCGCACCTGAGCATCAAGTTGCGCCGGCAGCTGGCCGGGGAGTCGGCCGATGCGCCGCAGGCCAACCAGGACTCGACGCTGGACAGCGGCAAGAGCGAGATCAACCATCTGGAGGCCATCCGCGACGCCCTGGGCCTGAAGAAGCTCAAGCGGGTCGGCAAGATTCTCCATCGCATGCACCCGGCCAAGGTCGCCGGCCTGCTCGAGGCGCTGCCGCCGGAGGAGCGCCGCAGCGTCTGGAGCATGGTCGAGACCGAACGGGCCGGCAAGGTGCTGATCTACCTGCACGACGAGATCCGCGTCGCCCTGGCCCTGGAACTCGACCTCGACGACCTGATCGCCTCGGCCGCCCATCTGGAACTCGACGACCGGGTCGACCTGATCCAGACCCTGCCCGGCGAGCTGGGCACCAAGCTGTTGCGCGCCAGCAGCGCCAGCCAGCGCAGCCAGCTGGAGTCGATGCTGGCCTATCCCGAAGACTCGGCCGGCGGCCTGATGAACGCCGACGTGATCCAGATCCGCGCCGACGTCAAGGTCAGCACCGTGCTGCGCTACCTGCGCCTGCTGGAGACGCTGCCGCCGCAGACCGACCTGCTGATGGTGGTCGACCGCAAGGGTCACTACCGGGGCGGGCTGCGCCTGAGCGCGCTGGTCACCGCCGACCTCGACCGCCCCGTCGCCGAGCTGCTCGACAGCGCCATCGTCGGCATCGCCGCCAGCGCCAGCGGCAGCGAGGTCGACCAGCGGTTCAAGGAGCTCGACCTGCTGTCCGCGCCGGTGGTGGACGAGGATAACCGGGTGATCGGCCGCATCACCCTGGACGACGTGGCCGACCTGATGCGCGAAGACTCCGAGCGCACCCTGATGCAGATGGCCGGTCTCGACGACGAGGCGGACATCTTCGCCCCGGTGCTGGTCAGCTCGCGCCGCCGCGCGGTGTGGCTGGGCATTAACCTGATCACCGCCTTCAGCGCCGCCTGGGTGATCGGCCTGTTCCAGGCCACCCTCGAGCAGCTGGTGGCGCTGGCCGTGCTCATGCCCATAGTGGCGAGCATGGGCGGCATCGCCGGCAGCCAGACCCTGACCCTGGTGATCCGCGGCCTGGCCCTGGGCCAGGTGCAGAAAGGCAACCTGCGCATCCTGCTCAACCGCGAGCTGGGCATCTCGGTGCTCAATGGCGTGCTCTGGGCGGCGGTCATCGCCCTGCTGGCCGTGCTCTGGTTCGGCAACTGGGGGCTGGGGGCGGTCCTGGGCAGCGCCATCCTGATCAACCTGCTGTGCGCGGCGCTGGCCGGCTGGGGCCTGCCCCTGCTGCTCGAGCGCATGGGCATCGACCCGGCACTGGCCGGCAGCGTGATTCTCACCACGGTCACCGACATAGTCGGCTTCTTCGCCTTCCTCGGCCTGGCCAGCGTATTGCTGCTGTAGCGCCCGGGACTCAGGCGCGGGGCAGACTCAAGACGACCTCGACCCCGCCTGCGACATTGCCGATGCGCAGCGCGCCGCCGTGCAGCTGCGCCACCTCCTCGACGAAATTCAGCCCCAGGCCGCTGCTCTTGCGCCCGCCACCGGGGCGCGGCAGGGAGTAGAAGCGCTCGCTCAGCCGCGCCAGGGCGTAGTCGGGAATGGCCTCGGCCTGGTTGAACAGGCGCAGCTCGACCCGCTCGCCGCAGGCTTCGGCGCTGCAGGCGATCAGCCCGCCGGCCGGGGTGAAGTCCAGGGCGTTGTCCAGCAGGTTGGCCAGGGCCTGGCGCAGCAGGAAGCGCTCGCCGCGCACCGCCAGCTCGGCGGGGAGGCGGTTGTCGATGCGCAGTGCGCCGCGCTGGATGCGGGCCTGCTGGGCCTGCAGCAGCGCGGCGAACAGCTCCTGCAGCGGCACCCGGACCCGCTCCTCCAGCCCCTGGCGCTGCTCCACCTGGGCCAGGTGCAGCAGGCGTTCGATCAGCTGCTGCATGCGCCCGGCCTCCTGGTCGATATTGCCGACGAAGCGCCGGCGCTGCTCGGCCGCCATGTCCCCGTCCAGCAGCTCGGTGGCACCGCGGATGGCCGCCAGGGGGCTCTTCAGCTCGTGGGTCAGGGTGTGTACATAGCGCTCGACGTAGGCCTTGCCCTCCAACTCGGTGCGCATGCGCTCGACCGCCTCGGCCAGTTGCGCCAGCTCGCCGCCGTGCAGGCTGGGCAACTCGGCGCGCTGCCCGGCGCTGACGGCCTGGGCATAGCGGGTCAGCCGGCGCAGCGAGGCGCTCAGCCACCAGGACAGCAGCGCGCCGATCAGCAGGCCGAGGCCGATCAGTCCGGCGCCGAGCCAGCCCAGGCGCTGCTGGGAACGCTCGATATAGGGCTGCAGGGTGCGATTGGGCTTGGCCACCGAGACCACGCCGATGATCCGTTCGCCGTCCTTGATCGGCGCCGCCACATACATCACCGAGGAGTCCGGGTCATGCGGGTCCTCGCGGCTGGAGCGGGCGCCGTACTGGCCCTTGAGGGTGAGGAACACGTCGTTCCAGCGCGAGTAGTCCTGCCCCACCGCGGCTCCGCTGGAATCGAGCAGGACGATGCCGGCGGCGTCGGTGACATAGATGCGGTGGTTGACCCGGCTCTTCTCCACGCCCCAGATCTGCGCCCCGGGCCGGCGCTGGCCATAGGCCTGGAGCAGCTCGGGCAGGCGACTGTGGGCCAGGCGGCCGGCCTTGACCTCCTCGCGCAGGATCTCCGCCAGCAGGTTGGCGGTGTCGACCAGGGTCTCCTCGGTGGACTGGCGCACCCCGGGACGTATCTCGTCCATCACCGTGCTCAACACGAACCAGCCGGCCAGGCCGACGAACAGGAAGTAGACCAGGAAGATGCGTACGCCCAGGGGCATCTCAGCGCTCCGGACTGCAGCTGTAGCCCAGACCGCGGTGGGTCTGGATCGGCTCGCGGTCGGCGGCGACCCGGCGCAGCTTGGCGCGCAGGCTCTTGATATGGCTGTCGATGCTGCGCTCGTAGCCGACATCGCGGGCCACGCCCAGGGCGTCGAGCAGCTGCTCGCGGGAAAACACCCGCTCGGGCTGTGCCAGCAGGGCTTGCAGCAGGCGGAACTCGTGGCGGGTCAGGGTCAGCGCCTGGCCCAGGTAGTGGATCTGAAAGCGCTGGGTATCGACCCGAAAGGCCCCCTCTGCGAGCGCCGCGGGCCCGGCCGGGCGCGGCTCGGCCGAACCCGGCCCGACCGAATGCGGCCCAACCGATCGCGGCCCGACCCGCTTGAGGATGGCCCTGACCCGCGCGGCCACTTCCCGCGGGCTGAAGGGCTTGACCACATAGTCGTCGGCGCCGATTTCCAGGCCCACCACCCGGTCGATCTCGGCATCCCGGGCGGTGAGGAAGATCACCGGCACCTCGGAGAAGCGCCGCAGGCGCCGGCAGGCCTCGAAGCCGCTGATGTCCGGCAGGCCGACATCGAGAATCAGCAGGTCGAAGGGCTCGCTTGCCAAACGCTCCAGCGCCTCGCCCGCCAGGCTCAGCCAGGTGGTGGCGAAGCCCTCGGCCTGCAGGGCGTAGACCAGGGTGTCGGCAATCGCGGCTTCGTCTTCGACTATCAGAATGTGCGGCATGGGCGTCCTGCGGCGCGGCGGTCTCGGCCGGCAGACTGCGCCAGCGGCGCCGCACGCGTCAAGCGGGGCGCCGCGCGGCTCAATCCAACTGGAACCGCCCGGTGTTCTGCGCCAGGCCGTCGCTGCCACGGCGCAGCTGCTCGGCGACGCCGCTGACCGCCTGAGCGCCGTCGAGCAGGGCGCTGGCCCCCTGGTCGACCTGCTGGATATTGCCGCTGACCTCATCGGCGGTGGCCGCCTGCTGCTCGGCGGCGGTGGCAATCTGCGCCAGGCGGTCACTGACCCGCTGCACCGACTCGACGATGCCGGCCAGGTCCTCGCCCATGGCCAGCACGCTGCCGACGTCGCCTTCGGCCTGGCGTACGGCCTCCTCCATCAGGGTCACCGATTGACCGACCACCTTGTGCAGGTTGGCCACGGTCTCGGCGATTTCGGCGGTGGAGTTCTGCGTGCGCTGGGACAGCGAGCGCACTTCGTCGGCGACCACGGCGAAGCCGCGACCCTGGTCACCGGCCCGCGCCGCCTCGATCGCGGCATTGAGCGCCAACAGGTTGGTCTGCTCGGCGATGCCCTTGATCACGTCGACCACCCGGGTGATCTGCTCGGTCTGCTCGCGCAGCTGCTGCAGGGTCGCCGCACTGCTGCCCAGGCTGCTGCTCAGCTGGCGCATGCTGGCGCTGGTGCGCACGCTGCGCTGGTTGCTCTGGTTGGCGATGTCGCGGGTGTGCCCGACCTCGGCCGCCGCCGCTTCGCAGCTCTGCGCCACGCTCTGGGCGGTGGCGGCCATCTGCGTGGCAGCCGCGGCGATCTGGCTCACCTGGCCGCGCTGCTGCTCGACCGCGGCCAGGGCATCCTGGGCCTGGCGGCTGAGCGACTGCACCGTGCCGCCGAGCTGCTGACTCTCCTGATCGACCCCCTGCAGCGAGCCGCGCAGCTGGTCCACCGCGGTGTTCAGGGCCAGGGCGATGTTCGCCAGCTCATCCGCGCCGTGCACCTGCATCTGCACGCGCAGGTCGCCAGCGCGCAGGCCCTGGGCCGCGTCGATGATCCCGGCGGTGCTGCGGCGGATCGAGGCGTTGAGGCACAGCAGCACATAGAGCGCCAGCGCCGTCAGCAGGCCGAACACGCCGATCGCCCGGAACATTTCCTGTTGGGCCTGCTGGCGGTAGTCGCCCAGGCTCGCGGCGAACTGCCGGTACAGCGCCTGCTGCAGGTCGACCAGCTGCACCTGCAGGGCGTCCACCCGCTGCACGAACTGGTCGGGACTCAGGGTCATGGGATTGGCCTCGAACATGCCACGATCGATCTCGGCGAGGAACGCCTGCAGGCCCTGCTCGGCGGCGGTGAAGGCCGTCAGCAGTGGCTCGGTGGCCGGCGTGCGCAACTGAGCGAGGGTCGTACGCGCCTTGACCAGTTGCGCGAGCGACTCGTCCAGGCCACGGCGCAAGTCGCGAACCAGCACCCGGC contains the following coding sequences:
- a CDS encoding methyl-accepting chemotaxis protein produces the protein MTGILTPGVRLLERFSFARKFQLLFVLFVLPLGYALWVISSDHLARLTLLDRELEGMQGVQALGAVQLALLEQRTLLARWKGTDQPAEALLRQRAGALDEALQHAVRQRAGAPSSAQAREQLAALQQLRAGLAVAEVGKLALPDALERYQSTLMQLTTLREQLATDSGLILDPQLDSYLMMEQLTFTLPRLLESLGSFASQGYGAVVSQHFTLQSRVLVRDLRRGLDESLAQLVKARTTLAQLRTPATEPLLTAFTAAEQGLQAFLAEIDRGMFEANPMTLSPDQFVQRVDALQVQLVDLQQALYRQFAASLGDYRQQAQQEMFRAIGVFGLLTALALYVLLCLNASIRRSTAGIIDAAQGLRAGDLRVQMQVHGADELANIALALNTAVDQLRGSLQGVDQESQQLGGTVQSLSRQAQDALAAVEQQRGQVSQIAAAATQMAATAQSVAQSCEAAAAEVGHTRDIANQSNQRSVRTSASMRQLSSSLGSSAATLQQLREQTEQITRVVDVIKGIAEQTNLLALNAAIEAARAGDQGRGFAVVADEVRSLSQRTQNSTAEIAETVANLHKVVGQSVTLMEEAVRQAEGDVGSVLAMGEDLAGIVESVQRVSDRLAQIATAAEQQAATADEVSGNIQQVDQGASALLDGAQAVSGVAEQLRRGSDGLAQNTGRFQLD
- the creB gene encoding two-component system response regulator CreB, whose protein sequence is MPHILIVEDEAAIADTLVYALQAEGFATTWLSLAGEALERLASEPFDLLILDVGLPDISGFEACRRLRRFSEVPVIFLTARDAEIDRVVGLEIGADDYVVKPFSPREVAARVRAILKRVGPRSVGPHSVGPGSAEPRPAGPAALAEGAFRVDTQRFQIHYLGQALTLTRHEFRLLQALLAQPERVFSREQLLDALGVARDVGYERSIDSHIKSLRAKLRRVAADREPIQTHRGLGYSCSPER